The sequence below is a genomic window from Nocardia fluminea.
GGGTTCTCGCTGAGACCGAGGTCGAACAGTGTGGGTGTCGCCGTGGTGCGGAACCGATGGGAGGGGGTCGTCGGTTCCACCAGTCGCACAGTCATCGCGCGGCGCCCCAGCGAATGGCCGCCGCACCGGCGAAGTCGCCCGCGTGCGCGAACGCCGACAGCAACACCACCGACCCGTTGCGCAACCGGCCCGCACGGTTCTCCGCGTCCAGGGTGACGGGGATGCCCGCGGCGAACAGGTTTCCGCACTGATCGAAGGTATCGGGATGACGTTCGGCGGGCAGCTCCAGCGCGTCGTGCCAGTTGCGCAGGAACAACCGGTTCGGCTGATTGGTGACGAAGGTGTCGATGTCGCTGCTCTTCACCCCGATCCGCTTGCAGACCTCGAGCGCCACCTCGGGCACCAGGCGATTGCCGCGCGCGAACACCTTGGTGATCTTGGATTCGGAGAAGCTCACACAGCCCTGACCCTCGCCCGGCTCCCAGTACTTGCGCGGACCGTTCGTGGAGAAGTCCATATCACCGGCGAATTCGGGATACGTGCGGGTCTCGATGTCGAGGATCGGCCCCGAATCATCCCTGCGCAGCAAGCCGATTCCGCACCCGTCGCCGGGCACCGGCGCCTGCGCCAGCTTCCGGATATCGGGCTGGGTGAACACCGGGCCCGCGCAGTTCTGCGCGGCGACGATCAGCGCGGTCTTCGCCTCGCTGGTGGCCATCATCATCCGGGCCATCGCCATCATCTGGACGAACGCCGCGCAGCCGCTGTTGTGCACGTCGAGCACCTGCGACGGCCGGGCGCCCAGCCTGCGGGCCAGTTCGGGGCCCGCGCCGAGCACCGGATTATCGGGCAGCTGGGTGTGGGTGATGATGATGTCGATCTCGGCGGCGAGGTCGGCGCCGTGGCGTTCACGCAGGACGCCGAAGGCCTGCTCGGCCATGTCGACGGCGGTTTCGTCGCGGCCGATGTGATGACGGCCGGTCGGCGACCGGAACATCACGTTCTTGGCCATCCGCTCCGAGCGGGAGAACTGGGTGAAGTAGTCGGTCGGGACGGGGTCGCCGGGCAGATAGCTCGCGACGTCGACCAGACTCACCTGCGGCATGTTCACTGCATCCACTCCGGCTTGATGGGCAGCCCGTTGGCCGCGCGGTATTCACAAATGGCTTTGAGGTTGTCCAGTTCGAGCTGGTGCCCGGCGGAGAACATCTCCCAGAAGTCGCCGACCCAGACGGGGCGCTTGGGCGGCGCTGTCTCGGGGTAGCCGTTCTCGTCGTAGAAGGGGTGCTTGCAGTTGACCCACGTCACCACCGAACCGGGCTTGTTGAACACCACCTGGGCGTCGACCACCCGCATCAGGTAGATCATCCAGAGGTGCTCGGACTGGTCCCACGCGCAGTGATAGTCGACGGTCATCGCGTCGGGATGGGCGACGGTGCGGGTGAAACACTTGGTCGCGTCACCGAGGCGGTCGTAGGACAGCCACAGGCCGGGCTCCTCGGTCTCGGTGAAGCCGCGCAGGCTGTAGGTCCATTCCTCGAGCGAGCGGGTGTCGGCGAGGTATTCGTAGACCTCCCGCGGCGGGGCCGCGATGTAGGTCTGCACGGGGCAGTAGTCGCCGAAGATCTGGTCGTGTGGATACACCGATCGCAGCATGTCCATGATGATCGGCGTGGTGGTCTCCCGGTCGGAGTTCTCGATGCGGATGACGCCGGGCACCTCCTCAGGGATATCGGACAGGGCCGGCAGGGCGCTGGTGGTCACGGGGTACTCCTGGATGATTCGAGGGCTGACAGGAAGGGCAGGAACGGCGGCACTTCGTCGGGGTCGCAGAGGATTTCGAGGAACGACGGTCCGGTGGCGGCGAAGCTGAGGTCCAGTGCGCCGGATAATCGGGAGGCGTCGGAGACGGTGCGGGCGGGCAGCCCGGGGAACATGGCGGCGATGCCCGCTCCCAGATGTGACGTCTGAAAACGGTTGAAGCTGTAGCGATCCCGGTAGTAGAGCTGCTCCCGGGTGACGCACATGGCGTGCGCGTTGTTGTTGAACACCACGAAGGTGATGGGCAGGTCGTGTTCGATCGCGGTGTGCATCTCCATGCCGTGCATGAAGAACGAGCCGTCACCGGCGATGACGATGGTGCGGTGCGGGCCGTCGGGTGCGGCGCGCCGGGCGAACGCGGAGCCGATACCCGCACCGAACGCGTAACCCATGCCGCCCATCCCGAGTGCGACCGTGAAACGGCCGCGCTCGGGTACCCGTAGGTAATGCACCACCGAGGCGCCGGTGTTACCCGCGTCGGCGAAGATATCGGCGCCGTCGGGCAGCGCGCGCTGGATCGCCTCGACGACGGCGCGATAGCGCAGCCCCGGGCCCGCCGCGGCGGGGACGGCCATCGGCGTGAGATCGGTGGAGCGGGCGCTGCTTGCCGGTCCCACGCCGATGTCCGCCAGCAGTGTCGCGATGGCCACCGCGAGATCGGTGCTGGTGGCGTGGGTCGCGGCGAGATACGGCGCATGTGCGCCGATGCTGAGGACCGGTAGTTCGGCGAGGGCGGCTTCGAGCCCGGCGCGGGCGGTCACGGGCAGCCGGGTGCCGACCAGCAGACAGGCGCTCGCCGCCGACAGGGCCTCGACCAGCTCGGCATGACCCATGCTGCCCGCGACACCGCAGTAGCCGGCGCCGGTGTTGGAGTACACGTCCTTGGCGTCGGGCGCCAAGCCGATGGCGGCATCGAGCGCGGCGACCAGTTCGGCGAGTTCGTCGCGGGCATCGTCGCGCGCGACCTGATCACCGGCGATGATCACCACCTTCCCGGTACGCCGAGCGGCGGCGAGTTCGGTAGCGATGGCGTGTGGGGAGGCTCTGTCGAGCGGTGTTCCATCCGAGGGGGCGACGACGGTGACGGCCTGTCGCGCGTGGAGAGAATCCGGCATCGATTGCTGCTGAACATCTTTCGGAATCAGCAGCACCGCAGGTCCACCACTGTGCGCTGCCGCGATCGCCGCGTCGAGCTGTGCGGGTAGTTCGGCCGGATCGGTCACGCGAGCGCAATACCGGCTGACCGTCGCGAACAACGCTGCCGCGTCGATGGATTCGGCGGAGCCGCTCGAATCCTGGAAGGCGCCGAGACCTTCCAGAGTGGTCGGCGGCTGCCCGATCAAGGCCAGCACCGGTACCCGTGAAGTGAACGACTCGGCCAGTCCGGCAACGAGATTCATCGCTCCACCGCCGGACGTGGCTGCCACGACGCCCATCCCGCCGGTGCTGCGCGCGTATCCGTCGGCCATCGTCGCCGCGGAGAATTCGTGTTTGGCGACGATGCCCGCCGGTGTACCGCCCGCGTCGAAGACGGCGTCGTACAGGTCCTCGATATTGGCGCCGTCGACGCCGAAGATCTGGGTGATTCCCCGGTCGGCTACCGTTCGCACCAGGTAGTCCACCACTCTGTCCGGCATCGGCCCTCCTTCTCCGCGACGAGATGTGACGCTGCTGTGCACCGCGTCTGATGGGGTTACGAGGCGCGCGGAGGGGGAGTTCAGAGGGTGGGCGAAAACCACCCCTTGTGTGTACGTACACATATACGTATAGTGGAGTCATGCCCAACAAGACGATCTACGTAGCCGACGACGATCTCCCCGTGTTCCAGCGGGCGCAGGAGCTCGTGGGCGGAAACCTCTCCAGCACCGTGGTCAGCGCGCTGCGCAGGCTCATCGAGCTGGAAGAAGGCCGTGAGGCCGGCTTCGAGGAGATCGTCCTGCAGGTGGGTCGCGACGGCGTCCGGCAGGTGCGCTTCCAGGGCGTGTTGCTGGGCGAATGGCGCGATGTGGGCGACAAGCGGGTGCTGCACCAGCAGGTCTACCGCAGCCGCAAGGGCAAGCTCGTACTCCACACGCACTCGGCGCTGTGGTCGGAGTACCCGACCGGGGATGCCGCGGGCGACATGAAGGACTGGAAATACTGGCGCCGGATGTTCGGCATCGGTGACCGGGCGTGGGACTGGGGCGACTACGAGTACGAGATCCTCGACAGCCTGAAAGACCTGAAGGATCGCGTGCCCGACAAGCTCTATCGCAAGGTCGAGGACATGACCGCGCACCCGCAGATCGAGGAACTCGACATCTAGCTCCCCGGCCGCACAACCGCACACCGCACACACCGACCGCAGCCCCTGGGGGCTGTGTCGATAACGCATGCAGTTATTCGCACCAATTAATGTAATCCTGTGGAAAGGGACGATCATGGTCAACTCGGCCATCACCGCACGCGGTCTCCAAAAGGCCTACGGCGACAAAACAGTTCTCGACGGCATCGATATCACCGTCGCCGAGGGCACCGTCTTCTCGCTGCTCGGCCCCAACGGCGCGGGCAAGACCACCACCGTGCAGATCCTCACGACACTGATCGCCGCCGACGGCGGCGAGTGCACCGTGGGCGGCCACGATGTGGCGACCGACCGGGGCGGGGTGCGCGAGCTGATCGGCGTCACCGGGCAGTTCGCCGCGGTCGACGAGCTGCTGACCGGCCGGGAGAACCTGCACATGATGGGGGACCTGAACCATCTGCCGCGCCGCGAAACCCGCGCGCTGGCCGACGAATTGCTGGCCCGTTTCGACCTGGTCGAGGCAGCCGACAAGCCGGCCAGCACCTACTCCGGCGGCATGACCCGCAGGCTCGATCTGGCGATGACGCTGGTGGGCGACCCGCGGGTGATCTTCCTCGACGAACCGACCACCGGCCTGGACCCGCGCAGCCGCCGCTCCATCTGGGAGATCATCCGCGGCCTGGTCGACGATCTCGGTGTCACCGTCTTTCTCACCACCCAGTACCTCGAGGAGGCCGACCAGCTGGCCGATCGCATCGCCGTGCTCGACAACGGCCGGATCGTCGCCGAAGGCACCGCGGCGGAACTGAAGCGACTGATTCCGGGCGGCCACATCCGCATCGACTTCACCGATCAGCGAGACGTGGACGCCGCCCAGCGCGCGTTCGGCTCCGCGGCGAAGGTGGTCGAGGGCACCGACGGGCTGACCCTGGCCGTGCCGAGCGACGGCGGCGTGCGTTCACTGCGCGCCGTGCTCGATCTGCTCGACGCCGAAAGCATCGAAGCGGGCGGCATTTCCGTCCACACCCCCAACCTCGACGACGTCTTCCTCACCCTCACCGGCCGCGCCACCATCGAGCAGGAGTCACTGCGATGACCACA
It includes:
- a CDS encoding 3-oxoacyl-ACP synthase III family protein produces the protein MPQVSLVDVASYLPGDPVPTDYFTQFSRSERMAKNVMFRSPTGRHHIGRDETAVDMAEQAFGVLRERHGADLAAEIDIIITHTQLPDNPVLGAGPELARRLGARPSQVLDVHNSGCAAFVQMMAMARMMMATSEAKTALIVAAQNCAGPVFTQPDIRKLAQAPVPGDGCGIGLLRRDDSGPILDIETRTYPEFAGDMDFSTNGPRKYWEPGEGQGCVSFSESKITKVFARGNRLVPEVALEVCKRIGVKSSDIDTFVTNQPNRLFLRNWHDALELPAERHPDTFDQCGNLFAAGIPVTLDAENRAGRLRNGSVVLLSAFAHAGDFAGAAAIRWGAAR
- a CDS encoding SRPBCC family protein, whose translation is MTTSALPALSDIPEEVPGVIRIENSDRETTTPIIMDMLRSVYPHDQIFGDYCPVQTYIAAPPREVYEYLADTRSLEEWTYSLRGFTETEEPGLWLSYDRLGDATKCFTRTVAHPDAMTVDYHCAWDQSEHLWMIYLMRVVDAQVVFNKPGSVVTWVNCKHPFYDENGYPETAPPKRPVWVGDFWEMFSAGHQLELDNLKAICEYRAANGLPIKPEWMQ
- a CDS encoding thiamine pyrophosphate-binding protein is translated as MPDRVVDYLVRTVADRGITQIFGVDGANIEDLYDAVFDAGGTPAGIVAKHEFSAATMADGYARSTGGMGVVAATSGGGAMNLVAGLAESFTSRVPVLALIGQPPTTLEGLGAFQDSSGSAESIDAAALFATVSRYCARVTDPAELPAQLDAAIAAAHSGGPAVLLIPKDVQQQSMPDSLHARQAVTVVAPSDGTPLDRASPHAIATELAAARRTGKVVIIAGDQVARDDARDELAELVAALDAAIGLAPDAKDVYSNTGAGYCGVAGSMGHAELVEALSAASACLLVGTRLPVTARAGLEAALAELPVLSIGAHAPYLAATHATSTDLAVAIATLLADIGVGPASSARSTDLTPMAVPAAAGPGLRYRAVVEAIQRALPDGADIFADAGNTGASVVHYLRVPERGRFTVALGMGGMGYAFGAGIGSAFARRAAPDGPHRTIVIAGDGSFFMHGMEMHTAIEHDLPITFVVFNNNAHAMCVTREQLYYRDRYSFNRFQTSHLGAGIAAMFPGLPARTVSDASRLSGALDLSFAATGPSFLEILCDPDEVPPFLPFLSALESSRSTP
- a CDS encoding EXLDI protein — its product is MPNKTIYVADDDLPVFQRAQELVGGNLSSTVVSALRRLIELEEGREAGFEEIVLQVGRDGVRQVRFQGVLLGEWRDVGDKRVLHQQVYRSRKGKLVLHTHSALWSEYPTGDAAGDMKDWKYWRRMFGIGDRAWDWGDYEYEILDSLKDLKDRVPDKLYRKVEDMTAHPQIEELDI
- a CDS encoding ATP-binding cassette domain-containing protein: MVNSAITARGLQKAYGDKTVLDGIDITVAEGTVFSLLGPNGAGKTTTVQILTTLIAADGGECTVGGHDVATDRGGVRELIGVTGQFAAVDELLTGRENLHMMGDLNHLPRRETRALADELLARFDLVEAADKPASTYSGGMTRRLDLAMTLVGDPRVIFLDEPTTGLDPRSRRSIWEIIRGLVDDLGVTVFLTTQYLEEADQLADRIAVLDNGRIVAEGTAAELKRLIPGGHIRIDFTDQRDVDAAQRAFGSAAKVVEGTDGLTLAVPSDGGVRSLRAVLDLLDAESIEAGGISVHTPNLDDVFLTLTGRATIEQESLR